In Dehalococcoidia bacterium, the following are encoded in one genomic region:
- the trpD gene encoding anthranilate phosphoribosyltransferase, which translates to MIREAIAALVNEGRHLSEEEAAEVMTEIMEGRATPAQLGAFLVAMRLRDETVDELVGMARVMRRFALRVPLEPPLLDTCGTGGDGRGTFNASTAAAIVAAAAGARVAKHGNRAASSRCGSADLLEALGARIELGPEQVARCVREVGIGFMFAPAFHPAMRHAAGPRREIGVRTVFNLLGPLTNPAGASHQLLGVPDANVGEKMARALQRLGARRALVVHGSDGLDEVSPSAPTLVWEVMQGDVRHYRVTPQDAGLDPVPLTAVCSSDPQENARLLRSVLA; encoded by the coding sequence ATGATCCGCGAGGCCATCGCTGCCCTGGTGAACGAGGGCCGCCACCTTTCCGAAGAAGAGGCGGCCGAGGTCATGACCGAGATCATGGAGGGGCGAGCCACTCCCGCCCAGCTGGGCGCCTTTCTCGTGGCCATGCGCCTGCGGGACGAAACGGTGGACGAGCTGGTGGGCATGGCCCGCGTCATGCGTCGCTTCGCCCTGAGGGTGCCCCTGGAGCCGCCCCTGCTGGACACCTGCGGCACCGGTGGCGATGGCCGCGGCACCTTCAACGCCTCCACTGCGGCCGCCATCGTGGCAGCGGCAGCCGGGGCGAGAGTGGCCAAGCACGGCAACCGCGCCGCCTCCTCCCGTTGCGGCTCGGCCGACCTGCTGGAGGCCCTGGGCGCCCGTATCGAGCTGGGGCCGGAACAGGTGGCCCGCTGCGTGCGAGAGGTGGGCATAGGGTTCATGTTCGCCCCTGCCTTCCATCCAGCCATGCGGCACGCGGCTGGCCCACGACGGGAAATCGGCGTGCGCACCGTTTTCAACCTGTTGGGGCCTCTGACCAATCCGGCCGGGGCCAGCCATCAGTTGCTGGGGGTGCCCGATGCCAACGTGGGCGAGAAGATGGCCCGGGCCCTCCAGCGACTGGGCGCCCGCCGTGCTCTGGTAGTCCATGGCAGCGATGGTCTGGACGAGGTCAGTCCCTCGGCGCCCACTCTGGTCTGGGAAGTGATGCAGGGCGACGTCCGCCACTATCGCGTCACGCCCCAGGACGCCGGCCTGGATCCGGTGCCCCTGACAGCCGTCTGCTCCAGCGACCCCCAGGAGAACGCCCGCCTGCTGAGGTCGGTGCTGGC